One genomic region from Jiangella sp. DSM 45060 encodes:
- a CDS encoding ABC transporter ATP-binding protein: MLITLLRTYLRPYRRWLAAVVVLQFIGTLASLYLPSLNADIIDNGIARGDTGYIVRTGGWMLAATLLQITCTIGAVYFGAKTAMAFGRDVRAAIFHRVGEFSAREVGRFGAPSLITRNTNDVQQVQMLVLMSCTLLVTAPIMATGGVIMALREDVGLAWLLLVCVPALILGIALIVRRMVPGFRLMQERIDGVNRVMREQITGIRVVRAFVRERWEQSRFAVANTALTDTALYVGRLMALMFPWVMLIFNVSSVAVLWFGAGRVDDGQMQIGSLTAFLTYLIQILMSVMMATFMLVMLPRATVCAERIGEVLDTESSVVPPADPVTTLPRRVSLELRDAEFAYPGAESPVLRDVTFIVEPGTTTAVVGSTGSGKTTLVSLVPRLIDVTAGQVLAGGVDVRRLDPEALRERIGLVPQKAYLFSGTVASNLRYGNPDATDDELWEALRIAQAADFVEEMPEGLDAPIAQGGTNVSGGQRQRLAIARALVRRPDIYLFDDSFSALDLATDARLRAALRPHTTDAAVVIVAQRISTIIDADQIVVLDDGAVVGLGTHAELIETCPTYAEIVESQLSAEEAA; the protein is encoded by the coding sequence ATGCTCATCACCCTGTTGCGGACGTACCTGCGCCCGTACCGCCGCTGGCTCGCCGCCGTCGTCGTGCTGCAGTTCATCGGCACGCTGGCCTCGCTGTACCTGCCCAGCCTCAACGCCGACATCATCGACAACGGCATCGCCCGCGGCGACACCGGCTACATCGTCCGCACCGGCGGGTGGATGCTGGCGGCGACGCTGCTGCAGATCACCTGCACGATCGGCGCGGTGTACTTCGGCGCGAAGACGGCCATGGCGTTCGGCCGCGACGTCCGGGCCGCGATCTTCCACCGGGTCGGCGAGTTCTCCGCCCGCGAGGTGGGCCGGTTCGGCGCGCCGTCGCTGATCACCCGCAACACCAACGACGTCCAGCAGGTCCAGATGCTGGTGCTGATGTCGTGCACGCTGCTGGTCACGGCGCCGATCATGGCCACCGGCGGTGTCATCATGGCGCTGCGCGAGGACGTCGGGCTGGCCTGGCTGCTGCTGGTCTGCGTCCCGGCGCTGATCCTCGGCATCGCGCTGATCGTGCGCCGCATGGTGCCCGGCTTCCGGCTCATGCAGGAGCGCATCGACGGCGTCAACCGGGTCATGCGCGAGCAGATCACCGGCATCCGCGTGGTCCGGGCGTTCGTCCGCGAGCGCTGGGAGCAGAGCCGGTTCGCCGTCGCCAACACCGCGCTCACCGACACCGCGCTCTACGTCGGCCGGCTGATGGCGCTGATGTTCCCGTGGGTCATGCTGATCTTCAACGTGTCCAGCGTGGCGGTGCTGTGGTTCGGCGCCGGCCGGGTCGACGACGGGCAGATGCAGATCGGCTCGCTGACGGCGTTCCTGACCTACCTCATCCAGATCCTGATGTCGGTCATGATGGCGACGTTCATGCTGGTCATGCTGCCGCGGGCGACGGTGTGCGCGGAGCGCATCGGCGAGGTGCTCGACACCGAGTCGTCGGTGGTGCCGCCGGCCGACCCGGTGACGACCCTGCCGCGGCGGGTGTCGTTGGAACTGCGCGACGCCGAGTTCGCGTACCCGGGCGCCGAGTCGCCGGTGCTGCGCGACGTCACGTTCATCGTCGAGCCGGGCACGACGACCGCCGTCGTCGGCAGCACCGGCTCCGGCAAGACCACGCTGGTCAGCCTGGTGCCGCGGCTGATCGACGTCACCGCCGGGCAGGTCCTGGCCGGCGGCGTCGACGTCCGCCGGCTCGACCCCGAGGCGCTGCGCGAGCGCATCGGGCTGGTGCCGCAGAAGGCGTACCTGTTCTCCGGGACGGTCGCCAGCAACCTGCGCTACGGCAACCCCGACGCCACCGACGACGAGCTGTGGGAGGCGCTGCGCATCGCACAGGCCGCCGACTTCGTCGAGGAGATGCCGGAGGGGCTGGACGCGCCGATCGCGCAGGGCGGCACCAACGTGTCCGGCGGGCAGCGGCAGCGGCTGGCGATCGCCCGCGCGCTGGTCCGCCGGCCCGACATCTACCTGTTCGACGACTCGTTCTCGGCGCTCGACCTCGCCACCGACGCCCGGCTGCGGGCGGCGCTGCGCCCGCACACCACGGACGCCGCGGTGGTCATCGTCGCGCAACGGATCTCCACCATCATCGACGCCGACCAGATCGTCGTGCTCGACGACGGCGCCGTCGTCGGGCTCGGCACGCACGCCGAGCTGATCGAGACCTGCCCGACCTACGCCGAGATCGTCGAGTCCCAGCTGAGCGCGGAGGAGGCCGCATGA